In one window of Gossypium arboreum isolate Shixiya-1 chromosome 4, ASM2569848v2, whole genome shotgun sequence DNA:
- the LOC108458569 gene encoding uncharacterized protein LOC108458569, which translates to MAGNHKDEFGLLWDYAHELRSKIPGSTIKMVVQRVTADSLPHFKRYYVCFDALKRGWKVGCRPLIGLDGCFLKGPFKSEFLTAVGRDANNQMFPIAWAVVEVECTDSWGWFLSLLSTDLGLEDGYGYTIFSDQQKIAKCTTEREWEDLCLALEKKDKDVYNNLMKKSPKTWTRAFLGTTCKSDIVDNNLCKAFNSSIVESRFKSIIRMLEDIRTKMMTRIVQKRKLCNGWKQNYGPLVKAKFDANKKDCVEWQLIWNGENGCELRKGSYQYTVDLSQRICSCRSWQISGIPCSHPINGPHDWEKTGIQPVLPPIERKMPGWPKKNKRMAKDEPKKLKPGHLSRKGLLMTCTQCGQHGHNKPSCINSKQQDAQPPKQKGKSSIKRSTTLDKSKGNLPFFASSRTTRSMTTASCQYGTGQTSSTPKLRNNKRKAPLDHLGTQESVAGNTKPSRDSS; encoded by the exons ATGGCTGGGAATCATAAGGATGAATTTGGTTTGCTATGGGACTATGCTCATGAGTTAAGGTCAAAGATACCAGGAAGCACTATAAAAATGGTTGTTCAAAGGGTGACAGCAGACTCCCTTCCACATTTTAAGAGGTATTATGTGTGCTTTGATGCACTAAAGAGAGGCTGGAAAGTGGGGTGTAGGCCACTCATTGGATTAGATGGTTGCTTCCTAAAAGGCCCATTTAAGAGTGAATTTCTCACAGCTGTTGGAAGAGACGCAAACAACCAAATGTTCCCTATTGCATGGGCTGTGGTTGAAGTGGAGTGCACTGATTCATGGGGTTGGTTTCTCAGTCTCCTATCAACTGATTTGGGCTTGGAAGATGGGTATGGGTACACAATTTTCAGTGACCAACAAAAG ATTGCAAAGTGCACGACTGAGAGGGAGTGGGAAGATCTATGTTTAGCACTGGAGAAGAAAGATAAGGATGTTTACAATAATTTGATGAAAAAGTCTCCAAAGACGTGGACTAGGGCATTTTTGGGGACTACTTGTAAATCAGATATAGTTGATAACAATTTGTGTAAAGCATTCAATTCAAGTATTGTCGAATCTAGGTTCAAAAGCATTATCAGAATGCTTGAGGATATTAGGACCAAGATGATGACTAGGATAGTACAAAAAAGGAAGTTATGTAATGGATGGAAGCAAAATTATGGTCCATTGGTGAAAGCTAAGTTTGATGCCAACAAGAAGGACTGTGTAGAGTGGCAACTGATATGGAATGGTGAAAATGGATGTGAGTTGAGGAAAGGAAGTTATCAGTATACAGTGGATCTAAGTCAAAGGATATGTAGTTGTAGAAGTTGGCAAATAAGTGGGATTCCGTGTTCCCAT CCCATAAATGGgccacatgattgggaaaaaacTGGTATTCAGCCTGTGCTACCTCCTATTGAAAGGAAGATGCCTGGGTGGCCCAAAAAGAATAAGAGGATGGCTAAAGATGAACCCAAAAAATTGAAGCCTGGTCATTTGAGTAGGAAAGGTCTACTCATGACATGTACTCAATGTGGCCAACATGGCCATAACAAGCCGTCTTGCATAAATTCGAAACAG CAAGATGCCCAACCACCTAAACAAAAAGGGAAATCTTCCATTAAAAGGTCAACTACCTTAGATAAATCTAAGGGAAATCTTCCATTTTTTGCA TCTAGTAGAACCACAAGGAGCATGACGACAGCTTCATGCCAATATGGTACTGGACAAACTTCTTCAACACCCAAGTTGCGAAATAACAAGCGAAAGGCTCCTCTCGACCATCTGGGAACACAAGAATCAGTTGCAGGAAATACGA AACCATCTCGTGACAGCTCGTGA